Proteins co-encoded in one Legionella lytica genomic window:
- a CDS encoding leucine-rich repeat domain-containing protein, with protein MIKPLTFCLSLILSLLIFPVYSKEKNQLAAHHINPCIENISTISSFGILSLSMCDITDEDIPDLVSAVNESDARRLYLHYNNIGPHGAELLLNLENISDLDLSNNPIGDLGAGFLAKSTKLNTLFLDNSQITDEGVKALAENPRLNYLALGNNKLTINAVKALTNKPMYGLYLGYNHLGSDALELISQTSIQALDLSGNDIGIEGATILANMPVQFLILNNNPLGNEGAKILAKIRSLNYLSVSSSSIGLEGLIALSQLPDLSNLIINNNYIGAEGAEILGNMPSLFRLDADNNQIGDNGAVSLANSKSIHMLSLARNVLSDKAALALASNSNLFILDVSDNSIGEVGINALNNSEHLGTLIAWGNWGYTCEKLINKHHNMKLTSSNSWCLNHHPREFCMKNMTRSVKK; from the coding sequence ATGATTAAACCATTAACTTTTTGTCTTTCTCTTATTTTAAGTTTATTGATTTTTCCAGTATATTCAAAGGAGAAAAACCAACTCGCAGCTCATCACATAAACCCATGTATTGAAAATATATCAACAATCTCTTCATTTGGGATACTTTCGTTAAGTATGTGTGACATCACTGATGAAGATATTCCTGATTTGGTTTCAGCTGTTAATGAGTCAGATGCCCGAAGGCTCTATTTGCATTATAATAATATCGGACCACATGGCGCAGAACTTTTATTAAACTTGGAAAATATCTCAGATTTGGATCTCAGTAATAATCCCATTGGTGATCTTGGGGCTGGTTTTCTAGCAAAGAGCACTAAACTTAATACGCTTTTTCTCGACAATAGCCAAATAACGGATGAGGGTGTCAAAGCACTAGCAGAAAATCCCCGCCTCAACTATCTTGCTTTAGGTAATAATAAGTTAACTATTAATGCAGTGAAGGCACTAACTAATAAGCCGATGTATGGTTTATATCTTGGATATAATCATCTAGGAAGCGATGCTTTAGAATTAATTTCGCAAACATCGATTCAAGCTCTCGATTTATCAGGTAATGATATTGGCATTGAAGGAGCCACTATTCTCGCTAACATGCCTGTGCAATTTCTCATACTCAATAATAATCCACTTGGCAATGAAGGAGCTAAAATATTAGCTAAAATTAGATCATTAAACTACTTAAGCGTTTCTTCTAGTAGCATAGGCTTAGAAGGTCTAATTGCTCTATCTCAATTACCCGATCTTTCTAACCTAATTATTAATAATAATTATATAGGAGCTGAAGGAGCTGAGATTTTGGGAAATATGCCTTCATTATTCAGGTTGGATGCAGATAACAACCAAATTGGGGATAATGGAGCTGTCTCTTTAGCTAACTCAAAGTCTATCCATATGCTTTCTTTGGCTCGTAATGTTCTTTCGGATAAAGCTGCATTAGCATTGGCTTCAAATTCAAATTTGTTTATTTTGGATGTTAGTGACAATTCTATTGGAGAAGTTGGTATTAATGCATTAAACAATAGTGAACATTTAGGTACATTAATCGCTTGGGGAAACTGGGGTTATACATGTGAAAAACTCATCAATAAACATCATAATATGAAGTTAACTTCTTCAAATTCATGGTGCTTGAACCACCACCCTAGAGAGTTTTGCATGAAGAATATGACACGGAGTGTCAAAAAATAA
- a CDS encoding endonuclease, which produces MRFLLYSLLFLSHFSWSDSPSSFAQSKKIVQQLFQNHPQTIYCGCTYQGKTVNLDSCGMSEAKEKKRANRIEIEHVVAAEHFGQQFACWRELLCHDNKGKAYKGRKCCQKIDERFRHMEAELYNLWPESGLVNQARSNYRFGMVPGKEDYFGCSIKIDKLTRRVEPSDQTKGIVARAYLFMSDHYALLLSKQQEQLFRVWNKRFPPTEWEHQWANQVAQIEGYPNPYITKWTKDAA; this is translated from the coding sequence ATGCGTTTTTTACTCTATAGCTTGTTGTTTCTAAGTCATTTTTCATGGTCCGATTCCCCCAGTTCGTTTGCTCAGTCTAAAAAAATAGTGCAGCAATTATTTCAGAATCATCCGCAAACGATTTATTGTGGTTGTACTTATCAAGGTAAAACCGTGAATCTGGATTCGTGTGGTATGAGCGAGGCTAAGGAAAAAAAGCGGGCTAATCGTATCGAAATAGAGCACGTAGTTGCAGCGGAACACTTCGGCCAACAGTTTGCTTGTTGGCGGGAACTTCTGTGTCATGACAATAAAGGCAAGGCATATAAGGGGCGTAAGTGTTGTCAAAAAATTGATGAGCGTTTCCGACACATGGAAGCAGAACTTTATAATCTTTGGCCTGAATCGGGTCTTGTCAATCAAGCGCGCTCCAATTATCGCTTTGGGATGGTTCCAGGGAAAGAGGATTATTTTGGTTGTTCGATTAAAATCGATAAATTGACCCGGAGGGTAGAGCCTTCCGACCAAACTAAAGGCATTGTGGCACGAGCTTACTTGTTTATGTCCGACCATTACGCACTGCTCTTAAGTAAACAACAAGAGCAATTATTTCGAGTCTGGAATAAGCGATTTCCGCCTACAGAGTGGGAACATCAATGGGCCAATCAGGTCGCGCAGATCGAAGGGTATCCTAACCCCTACATCACTAAGTGGACAAAAGATGCCGCATAA
- a CDS encoding carbon storage regulator has product MEITKVAFEEKLIIIKNNQRIELVPFITQEHGNIKVGIAAPKGISVDREEIHLLKQQKLRQKEAAEAG; this is encoded by the coding sequence ATGGAAATAACTAAAGTAGCCTTTGAAGAAAAACTCATTATCATTAAAAATAATCAGCGCATAGAACTTGTCCCATTTATAACCCAAGAACATGGCAACATCAAAGTTGGCATTGCTGCCCCGAAGGGCATTAGTGTTGATCGAGAGGAAATTCATCTTTTAAAGCAGCAAAAGCTTCGTCAAAAAGAGGCCGCCGAAGCCGGCTGA